A stretch of Flexivirga aerilata DNA encodes these proteins:
- the groL gene encoding chaperonin GroEL (60 kDa chaperone family; promotes refolding of misfolded polypeptides especially under stressful conditions; forms two stacked rings of heptamers to form a barrel-shaped 14mer; ends can be capped by GroES; misfolded proteins enter the barrel where they are refolded when GroES binds): protein MAKTIAFDEEARRGLERGMNTLADAVKVTLGPKGRNVVLEKKWGAPTITNDGVSIAKEIELDEPYEKIGAELVKEVAKKTDDVAGDGTTTATVLAQAMVKEGLRNVAAGANPMALKRGIEAAVAKVSDELTKASKDVETKEQIAAVAAISAGGDASVGELIAEAMDKVGKEGVITVEESNTFGLELELTEGMRFDKGYISGYFVTDTERMETVLDDPYILIVNSKISSIKDLLPLLEKVMQSGKPLAIIAEDVEGEALSTLVVNKIRGTFKSVAVKAPGFGDRRKAMLGDIAILTGGQVISEEVGLKLENADLDLLGKARKIVVTKDETTIVEGAGDADQIQGRVSQIRAEIENSDSDYDREKLQERLAKLAGGVAVIKVGAATEVELKERKHRIEDAVRAAKASVEEGIVAGGGVALLQAGKGAFDALELKGDEATGANIVEVASEAPLKQIAANAGLEPGVVAAKVRSLPVGEGLNAATGEYGDMLKMGIPDPTKVTRSALQNAGSIAALFLTTEAVIADKPEKTPAMPADPSGGMGDMGF from the coding sequence ATGGCCAAGACCATTGCATTCGACGAGGAGGCCCGGCGCGGTCTGGAGCGGGGCATGAACACCCTCGCCGACGCCGTCAAGGTCACGCTCGGCCCGAAGGGTCGCAACGTCGTCCTGGAGAAGAAGTGGGGTGCCCCCACCATCACCAACGACGGTGTGAGCATCGCCAAGGAGATCGAGCTCGACGAGCCGTACGAGAAGATCGGCGCCGAGCTCGTCAAGGAAGTCGCCAAGAAGACCGACGACGTCGCCGGTGACGGCACCACCACGGCCACCGTGCTTGCGCAGGCCATGGTCAAGGAGGGCCTGCGCAACGTTGCCGCCGGCGCCAACCCGATGGCGCTGAAGCGTGGCATCGAGGCGGCCGTCGCGAAGGTGTCGGACGAGCTGACCAAGGCGTCGAAGGACGTCGAGACCAAGGAGCAGATCGCGGCCGTCGCGGCGATCTCCGCCGGTGGCGACGCGTCCGTCGGCGAGCTCATCGCCGAGGCGATGGACAAGGTCGGCAAGGAAGGTGTCATCACCGTCGAGGAGAGCAACACCTTCGGCCTGGAGCTGGAGCTCACCGAGGGCATGCGCTTCGACAAGGGCTACATCTCCGGTTACTTCGTGACCGACACCGAGCGCATGGAGACCGTGCTCGACGACCCCTACATCCTGATCGTCAACTCCAAGATCTCCTCGATCAAGGACCTGCTGCCGCTGCTGGAGAAGGTCATGCAGTCCGGCAAGCCGCTCGCGATCATCGCCGAGGACGTCGAGGGTGAGGCCCTGTCGACCCTGGTGGTCAACAAGATCCGCGGCACCTTCAAGTCCGTTGCCGTCAAGGCGCCGGGCTTCGGTGACCGTCGCAAGGCCATGCTCGGCGACATCGCGATCCTGACCGGCGGCCAGGTCATCTCCGAGGAGGTCGGCCTGAAGCTGGAGAACGCCGACCTCGACCTGCTCGGCAAGGCCCGCAAGATCGTGGTCACCAAGGACGAGACCACCATCGTCGAGGGTGCCGGCGACGCCGACCAGATCCAGGGCCGGGTCAGCCAGATCCGCGCCGAGATCGAGAACTCCGACTCCGACTACGACCGCGAGAAGCTGCAGGAGCGCCTGGCCAAGCTAGCCGGCGGTGTTGCGGTCATCAAGGTCGGCGCGGCCACCGAGGTCGAGCTGAAGGAGCGCAAGCACCGCATCGAGGACGCGGTCCGCGCTGCGAAGGCTTCGGTCGAGGAGGGCATCGTCGCCGGCGGTGGCGTTGCGCTGCTGCAGGCCGGCAAGGGTGCGTTCGACGCGCTCGAGCTCAAGGGCGACGAGGCAACCGGTGCCAACATCGTCGAGGTCGCCTCGGAGGCGCCGCTGAAGCAGATCGCCGCCAACGCCGGTCTCGAGCCGGGTGTCGTCGCCGCCAAGGTGCGCTCCCTGCCCGTCGGTGAGGGCCTCAACGCCGCCACCGGCGAGTACGGCGACATGCTCAAGATGGGCATCCCGGACCCGACCAAGGTGACCCGGTCGGCGCTGCAGAACGCCGGCTCGATCGCCGCGTTGTTCCTCACCACCGAGGCGGTCATCGCCGACAAGCCGGAGAAGACCCCGGCGATGCCGGC
- a CDS encoding acyl-CoA dehydrogenase family protein gives MKRTLFDDDHEAFRASARTFLQREAVPHVEKWRADGVVSRDVWLAAGQAGMLGMAVPEEFGGGGADDFRFNAAFSEEQVKLGVDGLGIALENDIIIPYLLQLATDEQKQRWLPGVCRGEQILAIAMTEPGAGSDLQGIATTAEDHGDHYLLNGQKTFISNGILSDLVIVVCKTDPDAGHKGISLLVVERGMEGFERGRNLDKLGMHAQDTAELFFDDVKVPKENLLGPEGSGFVSLMQNLPQERLSIAVIAAAAIERVLQLSLDYASERQAFGRPIGKFQHNRFVLAEMATEAQVARVFVDDCVRRHVAGELSVADAAGAKFWTTELQKKVADAGLQLHGGYGYMAEYPIAQAYADARIQTIYGGTTEIMKEIVGRSLGF, from the coding sequence ATGAAGCGCACGCTCTTCGATGACGATCACGAGGCGTTCCGGGCGTCGGCGCGCACCTTCCTGCAGCGCGAGGCGGTGCCGCACGTCGAGAAGTGGCGGGCCGACGGCGTGGTCTCCCGCGACGTCTGGCTGGCTGCCGGTCAGGCCGGGATGCTCGGCATGGCCGTGCCGGAGGAGTTCGGCGGCGGTGGCGCCGACGACTTCCGTTTCAACGCCGCGTTCTCCGAGGAGCAGGTGAAGCTCGGCGTCGACGGTCTCGGCATCGCGCTGGAGAACGACATCATCATTCCCTATCTCCTGCAGCTGGCCACCGACGAGCAGAAGCAGCGGTGGCTCCCCGGCGTCTGCCGCGGCGAGCAGATCCTGGCCATCGCGATGACCGAGCCCGGAGCGGGCAGCGACCTGCAGGGCATCGCGACCACCGCCGAGGATCACGGCGACCACTACCTGCTCAACGGCCAGAAGACGTTCATCTCCAACGGGATCCTGTCCGACCTGGTGATCGTGGTCTGCAAGACCGACCCGGACGCCGGGCACAAGGGCATCAGCCTGTTGGTCGTCGAGCGGGGGATGGAGGGCTTCGAGCGCGGCCGCAACCTCGACAAGCTCGGCATGCACGCGCAGGACACTGCCGAGCTCTTCTTCGACGACGTCAAGGTGCCGAAGGAGAACCTGCTCGGGCCCGAGGGCAGCGGCTTCGTCTCGCTGATGCAGAACCTCCCCCAGGAGCGGCTGTCGATCGCGGTCATCGCGGCGGCCGCGATCGAGCGGGTGCTGCAGCTGTCGCTCGACTACGCGAGTGAGCGCCAGGCGTTCGGCCGGCCGATCGGGAAGTTCCAGCACAACCGGTTCGTGCTCGCCGAGATGGCCACCGAGGCACAGGTCGCGCGGGTCTTCGTCGACGACTGCGTCCGGCGTCACGTCGCCGGCGAGCTCAGTGTCGCCGACGCTGCTGGCGCGAAGTTCTGGACGACCGAGCTGCAGAAGAAGGTCGCCGACGCCGGCCTGCAGCTGCACGGCGGCTACGGCTACATGGCCGAGTATCCGATCGCCCAGGCCTACGCCGACGCCCGCATCCAGACGATCTACGGCGGCACCACCGAGATCATGAAGGAGATCGTCGGCCGGTCGCTGGGATTCTGA